In Fragaria vesca subsp. vesca linkage group LG5, FraVesHawaii_1.0, whole genome shotgun sequence, the genomic stretch GAGGAGCTCCAGAGGAAACATAATTAAGTGGACTAAGCATAATTAGATTTTATAATCACTTGTTATATGTAAAATGGAAACCCAGGTAATCAATGCATGGCATGACTTATATCTAGCTAGCTAGTTTTATAATCCACACACGAATGTACACACAATTAACTATTAGCACAAAATATTAACCTTACTTGGTAAATTACCCCCTACACGATTCTACATAATTGGTGCTCGTAACACTCGAGTCTTGTCTCAAAAGGGGTTCATAGTCATAGCATAATTTAGGGGGCCATGTTTGACTGATCATTACGGCCAACATGTTTTAACTGTGAAAGGCAGTTTAGCCATTTGACTCATCCCTAATATTCTTGATGTTGCTTAGTTAGCCTTCTTGCTCCTCAATCCTATCCTTCTCGAGTCACTCAGCACGCACTTCAGCAGTGTGTTTGAAACTTTGAATACTGTGAATATTCTTATCATATGTATATATGTTCTTCAAAACACTTCAAGTTTGAAATAAAGCCAACGATCGAGCATTAGGTTATGATCGATCATATTATATGAGAAAATGATGTTTTCAATTTCTAACACAATACAATGACATCTATCACGAAATTGGTTTCTCAAAATACATGTATAAAGTTAATGGATTCAAAATTAATAATAATTTCTCTCGTATGTTTTGAACTAGCTCGATCAATTTCCGAGACGGATCAATAGTAGTTACATTATTACCGTTTGATGTTGGAGACCAAATTGTGGTGACGAACCCTAGCTAGAGTTTAATTAAGTTGACCTTGAACATAAACATAGGCCTTGACCATTCTTAGTTGTTGCTTCTTCCATTTACCCTAGCCAGAAACAAAAACAATGTAATGCCACCCTGTGATTATAAACCGACCAGATCAATCATCCTACACTGTCAGATTGGAAGACGAAATTGAGGGTGGTATCATCTAATATAATTGAAGTTATGAAACTAATAATAAACATGGGAGATCTCAACAAATGGACCCTTCCCACCACCAGATCTTTGCCCCTGTAGAACAAGACAAGAGGCCATAGTTTAAAGCTCTTAAGAAAACATACGCTGCTCTTGATCTCATAGAAATGCTCCTTATTATACAGATGAAGTATTTTTAAAACCTCTAAAGTATGAGACCTTTCAAGCCTGTGTACGTCAAGCAGTTAAGCAAACTGTGTCATCGTATTATTCGTATCTTGTATAGAAATCTGAAATTTTGTATGTATTAGTGTTGAGATGGTAGAATATTGCAGTTTAACAAGTCAGAAGAAGAACCAACAACCTGCAGATAAAGTTGGAGGATCTCCATGCTTGTGTTTTCTATCCCTAATTAAGCATGCCTAAGTTCCATGCCACTTCTATTTTTTGTTAGAAAAAAAGAGTTCTATATATGAATTTTATGTAGATCACTGTCGATTTATAGTTCAACAATACGCATACCGTGCGAGAAAATATTACCATCTATGATAAGCTAAACTTAGTTTTCTTGCATATATGAATTCCATAGCTAGATACTATTTTAGTAGGTAAAGGTTCTCATGGAAACATTACTTCTCTAGTGCCATACAATGCTAAAGTTTTCCTCCTATATGGAGACAGATAGTCAGATAAGATTAGACATTCTATGATGTAGGTGCACATAATTGTGGATAACGATCCACAGTGACCTATACCTACATTGTGTTGGTAATCGTTGCATCCCTGTTGGTGCTTGGCTCAATGGGGGGAGTGGTGCTCTATGTTTTGAAATGGGTTAACTAGCTTAATTAGCAATTAGCATACCTACATCTTGAAATTTTCCATCATGAAATGAGAGATTTTATACCAAAGCATATATGGTAGTTGTAAGCACCTCTAAAACACTGCCTTTGAGATCCCTGTTGATGTAAGCAATAAGAACAAGTCCATTGCAGATCCTGTTGATGTAAGTATACTAAGATTGAGAGTTTGACATAGCAGCTTTAGATCAAGTTAACATCTCTGGCAAATATCTAGGAAAAGATCTCATTCTAACAAACAAAGAACCAAAGAAAAATGAAACTGCATCACCTCACATAGATACTGCAGTATTTAACATAGATATTGATAAGATTTCAGATGTCAGTAAAACCCCAATTAGATTCCTGGCATTTTTAAGTAATTGAAGGCCGGTTGAAGTTGGTTTCAGATGCCTAAACTAAGCTTAGTTAGACACATGCTATGAACCTCTATCTATTCAAAATCTAGGGAAGTGTTCTGTTCCTCCAAAATCTCCTTAAAAAGGGCCTGATTTCTGCCTTGTGCTTCTTCTTCTTCTTCTTCCTCAGGTTAAGTTTAACTAGCAACCAAAGGAAGCATCCGGCAAGCTTCATAGTCATGCAAGGCTCTCTCTTTTTAACACAATATTATAGATGCGTTGACAGAACTATTCTAAGATAAATTATTCTATCTCCAACTCTGATTATATATCATTTTTAGCAACCAACTTAAAAAATTAAACAAAAGGAGAAGCTCAAAAATTAATACTACTTTTCGGACAAGTTGTAACTTCTGGCCTGTCTATTTAAGAAGATCTTCCATAGAATGCTGATCAGATACATGCCAGCACTTCCTTCTCATTCCTGTCTATTCTTCTCCCACCATTCCCCTTAAGAACCCTTTCACATTTATAGTAATCACAAGTTGTTTCTGTTCAAGGTCTTCTCTGAAGTTGAACTCGAAGTTCGACAAAGATGTTGGCTTTATGCATTGTAGCATTGGTTGTTTTAAGCATTACTCATTGGGTTTATAGGTGGAAGAATCCCAAATGCAATGGCAAACTTCCACCAGGTTCAATGGGATTGCCACTTATTGGGGAGACTTTACAGTTTTTCACTCCCAACACCTCTTCTGATATTCCTCCCTTCATCAAGAAAAGGATGGAAAGGTGAAAATCCGATAACGAGTTCCACTTTCTAGTCTAAAATACTTTAAGCGCACTTCTTTTCAATCCTCTTAACATGTATTGGTGCATTTTGCAATTTACAGGTATGGTCCAATTTTCAGGACTAATTTGGTGGGAAGACCAGTAATAGTATCAACAGACCCGGATCTCAATTACTTTGTTTTCCAACAAGAGGGTAATCTGTTTCATAGCTCATATCCTTATTCCTTCACAGAGATCTTTGGGAGAAAAAATGTGGGTAACTTGCATGGGATTATGTACAAGTACCTCAAAAACATAATGCTGCATCTCTTTGGCCCTGAAAGCCTTAAAAAGATGATCACAGAAATTGAGCAGGCAGCACTCAGAAGATTACAACAATGGTCATCTGAGGACACAATAGAGTTCAAAGATGCTTCTGCAAGTGTAAATTCAGGCTAACCTTTTATTCTTCTCTTTGAAAACCACCAACCATATCTTGCAACTCTGACTAAATTTGATTCTTTTTGCAGCTGATATTTGATCTTGCTGCAAAGAAACTAATCAGTTATGACTCAGAAAAGTGTTCGGAGAAGAATCTACGGAATAACTTCAGTGCATTCATACAAGGATTGATTTCCTTTCCTGTGGACATCCCTGGAACAGCTTATTATAAATGTGTACAGGTAAGCCTAAATCCGTTTCACCAGTGTCATTCATAAAAAGCACAATGCTAATGAGTACAAATATAGAATTTTGATGTCGAAAACAATGCTAGTCCCTTATTGCTGACATTCAACGATTTCTCAGGGTAGGAAAAATGCAATGAGAATGTTGGTAAACCTGCTACAAGAAAGACGAGAAAATCCGCGAAAGCAGCCTATAGATTTTTTTGATCATGTGCTTGAAGAATTCAAGAAAGAGGGAACAATCCTAACAGAACCAATTTTTCTGGATTTAATGTTTGTGCTACTTTTCGCAAGCTTTGAAACAACTTCCCTAGCTTTAACATTGGCCATCAAGTTTCTTTCAGACCATCCTGCGGTGCTAAAGAAATTAACGGTCTGAACATACTCTCAAAACATTTCAAACCATATACTAATTGCTATAGCTTACCCTGTTGTCTTAATATTTCCATCTTATGCTTATGACAGGAAGAACATGAGATGATCTTGAAGCAAAGGGAAAATGCTGATTCTGGACTTACATGGAAAGAATACAAATCAATGACATTCACATTTCAGGTGAGTCTCACACTTCATTTGTCTTTGCTCAAATGGGAATGCACAAAATCATTTCCTGCAAATTGTTAAAGATAACGATATCAACTTGCAGATCATCAACGAAACTGTTAGACTAGCAAATATAGTTCCAGGTGTCTTCCGCAAAGCAAAAAGAGAGATACAGTTCAAAGGTATGTATAACATAATATGCAGTGTGGGGTTTTAAACTCTAAAAAATTAGTCACACACCATGGATATCATAGCTATTTGACATAATACCACTTGGTCTGGTTGCAGGACACACCATTCCAGCAGGTTGGGTAGTAATGGTTTGTCCCCCGGCCGTTCACTTAAACCCTCAAAAATATGCTGATCCTGTTGCCTTCAGTCCAGAAAGATGGGAGGTGAGTGAACATTTAAGCCTAACTTCTCTAGTTGTCTTGGCTTGAAAGCTTATCAGCATTTTTCCTAGTCAATCATTTGTTCTAAAAGGAAGGTGTAATGCAGGGAATGGAAACAAGTAGTGTATCAAAAAATTTCATGGCTTTTGGTGGCGGCATGAGATTCTGCGTTGGAACAGACTTTGCTAAGGTGCAGATGGCTGTTTTTTTGCATTGCTTGGTGACCAAGTACAGGTAATCTTGCAAATGTCCAAACCAAGAGAAAACAGTAGTATAGTATAGTAGAGACTAACAATTCAAGTCTAAATTTTTCAGGTGGCAAGCAGTGAGGGGTGGCAATATAGTCCGAACTCCAGGTTTACAATTCCCAGATGGTTTCCACATTCGAGTACAGGAGAAAGAAGATGCAAGTAACAAGAAACAGCAAACAACTCCAGACACTTGAACCCCGAAATGTCGCAGGCAAGTGACAGATGAGCAACACAGTTTGAATATGTACAAAGATGAAAAGCAATTATGATTTTGCTTAGGGTCGGTTGCATACAAATATTTATGCTTCTGCTTCTGCTTCTACGTTTTTTGTTGCAATGTTCATTTGTGTAAGGGTGGAAGCAAAAGAAAAAAAAAAAGACAGGTTCCGACATATATATAACAAGTTATGGAATATACTTGTACCAGTTGTGTGAAAATGTTTCAGACTTTCTGTAGCATCTCTTTCTCTCCCTATATTCTCATTCAAG encodes the following:
- the LOC101298323 gene encoding cytochrome P450 87A3-like; protein product: MLALCIVALVVLSITHWVYRWKNPKCNGKLPPGSMGLPLIGETLQFFTPNTSSDIPPFIKKRMERYGPIFRTNLVGRPVIVSTDPDLNYFVFQQEGNLFHSSYPYSFTEIFGRKNVGNLHGIMYKYLKNIMLHLFGPESLKKMITEIEQAALRRLQQWSSEDTIEFKDASASLIFDLAAKKLISYDSEKCSEKNLRNNFSAFIQGLISFPVDIPGTAYYKCVQGRKNAMRMLVNLLQERRENPRKQPIDFFDHVLEEFKKEGTILTEPIFLDLMFVLLFASFETTSLALTLAIKFLSDHPAVLKKLTEEHEMILKQRENADSGLTWKEYKSMTFTFQIINETVRLANIVPGVFRKAKREIQFKGHTIPAGWVVMVCPPAVHLNPQKYADPVAFSPERWEGMETSSVSKNFMAFGGGMRFCVGTDFAKVQMAVFLHCLVTKYRWQAVRGGNIVRTPGLQFPDGFHIRVQEKEDASNKKQQTTPDT